In the Borreliella mayonii genome, ACAGTTTACATAAGGCACTTAAAAAAATTAAATTAAATTATGGCTTTGAAAATAGGGATAAAGTTGCAGTGTTTGATTTTGTAATAGGTATTGGCACATTTTTACCTGAAGTAATTAAAATTATATTAAACGAAATTCCAATAGACTCTGAAAAACAAGAAGATTACGTTAATTTTCACATACTTAAAAATGTTATGGTTTTGAATGTTTAATGGTTCCTTATGTAGTTGATCATTTAAAGCCAAGTCAATATTTGAAAGAAAAATTTGTAGCGGCAGCTTAAATAATGAAAACATAAAGTTACAAATATTTTTTACTAATTTTATTGATAAAACAAAGCCTTCAGATCAAAAATCTTTTAAGGTGTTTTCCCTGCAATTGGAGAAGAAAATGAACTTACAAATAAAGTTAAAGAAAAGCAAATACTTGTCATACTAGGAAATCCTCCTTATAATTCAGATTCAAAAAATAATAATGAATATATATATTGAATTTAGTTAATGATTATAAAAAAATAGAAAATAAGTTTATAAATGAAAAAAATTTAAGGCCACTTAATGATGACCGCACTAAGTTTATTAGATTTGCAGAACATAGAATTAAGAGTTCTAACGAAGGATTGCTAGGTATCATAACAAACAAATGGATACCTTGACAAGGTGGCATTCAGAGGTATGAGATTACCTCTTAAAAACATTTGATGAAATTTATATATTAAATTTACACGATAGTTCAAGAAAGAAAAAAAACTGATGATGGCAGCATAGGTAAGAATGTATTTTGTATCCAAACCGGAGTTACTATTGCTATTTTTACTAAATATAAGATGGACTAAAAAAAGTAAGCTGATTAAAGTATTTTACAAAAGTATTAAAGGCAAAAGAGAGAAAAATATGGGTTTTTAGGAAAAAACAATATCTTTACTATTAATTTTGAAAAACTTGAATACAAATATCCCCATTATTTTTTTACTAAAAAGATTTTTCAAATAAAGATATTTATGACAATGGGATTTCTTTAAAAGATATTTTCAATAATTTTAGTATTGGCGTTCAAACCAAAAAAGCTAAAATAGCTAATTGACTATACAAGAAAAAAGCTTTTAAACAAGCTTAAGAATTTACATATTCAAAAGAAGAATATGCTATAAACAATTATAATCTAAGTGAAGATTCTGTATTTTGGAAGTTATTATAGATTTAAAAATTTTTAAATCTATAAATATCAATCCAAGTTATGTTTAAAAAATATCTTATAGGTTATTTGACAGCAGATTTATTTATTACTCTAAAAATAAAGGAGTTGTAGTAGAGTCAAAATATAAATAAAATATATTTTAGAAATTGAGAATAATATAAGCCTTGTTACAACAAGATTTTTATCGACAAATAATTTTTTTCATTCTTTTACCTCTAGAATTTTATAGAGATGTTTTGTTTCAAATAGATGCAGTGAATCAAGCTATGTATTTCCCCTTTGTATAAAAGAAGATCAAAGTGTATTTAAAGATTTAATAAAAGAAAATTTTAAAATTCCTTTTAGGAAATTTATTAATACAAAGTATAGCAAAAAAAGTTTACGGGAAAAGGGTTCTAGAGTAGGCCTGTTTATATAGATAAAATTAAAAAATAGGGCTTTAGAGGAATACAAAGACAGTTAAAAGAGAATTTATCAAACGTAAAAAAAAAAGAAAATTTGCCTGAATTAAATAATAGAAAAATGTCTATTGGGATTTTAATGAAAAACAAAGGGTTTTACGAATTTTGTAAAGAAGATACTAAAAGAGCTTATTTTATTTTTGAAATATTATTTTTCATTAAAAAAAGAAGTCTTATCATTTAATTAATGAATATGAAAATTACGAAAGAAAACAAAAAGAAAAAAACCAATGCTTGATTTTTATTGTATTATGGGGATATTGTTACTTTAGGTAAGAGCTAAGCAGATTTTAATTTAGGTTTTATTAAATTTCCAGTGAACTACTATTTCTAAATCAAAGATTATAGAAATAGTAGTTCACTATTAAACCTATCCTTTAAAAAAGGATAGGTTTTTACATAATATTAATTCCAATAACATGACTTTAAAGGTTGCTTATTGACAATATGTTATTTTTCAACTTTGTTGATTGGGAACTTTTTTTTTCAATTTGCTTGTAAAGTTCCGTTAAATGAGATTCAAGCTTAGCAATATCTGTTTTTATAGAATCCTTATCATCTTGATAATCTAATAAAAGTTGGTTTAACATGTCTGAT is a window encoding:
- a CDS encoding plasmid partition family protein gives rise to the protein MQRQLKENLSNVKKKENLPELNNRKMSIGILMKNKGFYEFCKEDTKRAYFIFEILFFIKKRSLII